The Glycine soja cultivar W05 chromosome 3, ASM419377v2, whole genome shotgun sequence genome window below encodes:
- the LOC114406320 gene encoding transcription factor MYB3R-5-like — MAEEKSEQHCSENKQTNANSSSSVSEGSGSAMPKSSTERKSALPSNRRTTGPVRRARGGWTEEDDDTLTNAVQVFNGKNWKKIAEFLPGKSEVQCLHRWQKVLHPELVKGPWTQEEDDKIIEMVSTHGPKKWSLISKSLPGRIGKQCRERWCNHLNPDIKKDPWTQEEELALMDAHRIHGNKWAEIAKVLHGRTDNSIKNHWNSSLKKKMNFYLATGRLPPIVSSSKTTDINLGNSDKNQLESSETVREFGDSSNVPAKGSADSDCIECNRSSNKGFSCSNLEPVFGDYFRINSEPKFENPGLNDNPRVDHCMSNGEKKSCSLTRNFYSKESQTLGSFCYEPTLPLDSYYSNISGLQQNELFASPMMSSVGYLTPPPVKGSELCSESPESILKKAAKTFPTPSILRKRSVVKRPVTPSAVAKGVNDSHAYNEQERTNDITGSEVVRLPVSPVNNCYGSNIPHNKAFNTTSPYRSRSRQTAIKCLEKQLDFAFEKEKHARKMKKCDD; from the exons ATGGCTGAGGAGAAATCAGAGCAGCATTGTTCGGAGAATAAGCAAACTAATGCTAATTCCAGCTCTTCTGTATCAGAAGGCAGTGGCAGTGCTATGCCCAAGTCATCAACGGAACGTAAATCAGCATTGCCATCTAATCG GAGAACCACTGGCCCTGTTAGGCGTGCAAGGGGTGGTTGGACGGAAGAGGAT GATGACACATTAACGAATGCTGTTCAAGTTTTTAATGGCAAGAATTGGAAGAAAATAG CTGAGTTTTTACCGGGTAAATCAGAAGTTCAATGTCTGCACAGATGGCAAAAAGTTCTTCATCCAGAACTCGTTAAAGGACCTTGGACTCAGGAG GAGgatgataaaataattgaaatggtGTCTACACATGGACCTAAAAAATGGTCTTTGATATCTAAGTCTTTGCCTGGTCGAATAGGAAAACAGTGCCGAGAACG ATGGTGCAATCATCTTAATCCTGACATAAAGAAGGATCCCTGGACTCAGGAGGAGGAATTAGCCCTTATGGATGCTCATCGTATACATGGCAACAAATGGGCTGAAATAGCTAAGGTTCTTCATGGAAG GACTGATAATTCAATAAAGAACCATTGGAATagttctttgaagaaaaagatgaatttcTATTTGGCTACGGGAAGACTTCCCCCCATTGTATCATCATCCAAAACTACAGACATTAATCTGGGTAACAGTGATAAGAATCAACTAGAGTCCTCAGAAACAGTTAGAGAGTTCGGTGATTCTTCAAATGTTCCTGCAAAAGGGTCTGCTGATTCTGACTGCATAGAATGCAATAGATCATCCAACAAAGGTTTCAGCTGTAGTAACTTAGAACCAGTGTTTGGagattattttagaataaacaGTGAGCCAAAATTTGAGAATCCTGGACTCAATGACAACCCAAGAGTTGATCATTGCATGAGTAATGGTGAAAAGAAGAGTTGCAGTTTAACcagaaatttttattcaaaggaAAGTCAAACCCTTGGTTCTTTTTGTTATGAACCAACACTTCCTTTAGATTCTTATTATTCTAATATCTCTGGCCTGCAGCAAAATGAGTTATTTGCTTCGCCAATGATGTCATCTGTTGGTTACTTAACTCCACCTCCGGTGAAGGGAAGTGAATTATGCTCAGAATCTCCTGAATCAATATTGAAAAAGGCAGCTAAAACTTTCCCCACTCCTTCCATCTTGAGAAAGAGGAGTGTAGTCAAAAGACCTGTCACTCCTAGTGCGGTTGCAAAAGGAGTTAATGATTCACATGCTTATAATGAACAAGAGAGAACAAATGATATTACTGGTTCTGAAGTTGTGCGGTTACCTGTGAGTCCAGTAAACAATTGCTATGGGAGTAACATTCCCCATAATAAGGCATTCAACACAACTTCTCCATACCGATCAAGATCCAGGCAAACAGCTATTAAGTGTTTGGAGAAACAACTTGATTTTGCATTTGAAAAAGAGAAGCATGCTCGTAAGATGAAAAAATGTGATGACTGA